The Solanum dulcamara chromosome 6, daSolDulc1.2, whole genome shotgun sequence genome contains the following window.
GTTTCCTCTGTGGCAAGTAGCCACATCTTTGCGAGTTTAGGAATCACATGTATGGAATATAGGAATCGAAGTAGTAACTTTAGTTTTTTCTTTTGCCTCAGTTTTCGCTTCCCCATATGTTATTTACCTGCGATTCTTGTGGGCACAATTATGGACGTGCCAGAAAGTGGTTGAGGTTTTCGTCTTTAGATGTTAGAAGCTTTTAATCAGAGAATGTTTTGGTCCAGTTCTTACCCGGTTGGTTGCAGTAATGTTTTGCAAGTACTGATTTTACTCGTATACTGGTATTACTTGCATCGATTCCAACTGTAAAATCTATTACAGGCTGGTGGCACTAGTTATACTTCCAAATATGCGTGAAGACATGATTTATGTGATAATAGGCTTATTTTGTTGTAAATTGTTTAATTGTACCTTTTTAAACCTAAACTGATTACTAATACATGTTTGCGTTCCTCCATAACCTGCAACCCCAACCCTTCTAATTACTAAAAGTTGGCGTTTGGACTTTAAATCTGTGATCTAAATGTTGGGAAATGAATAGCACTTAAATAATAAGGGTAAAATAAGTACAAAAAGGGTAAATTATATCTTGATTTTTTGAACTTTGACAAGTAAAattggacatctatttttaatatagtgggCTAATAAATATAGATTAAGAGagcaaatataatttatcaatgATCATGGTTCATTCTAAACAGTGCAAATAAAATGAAGATAGATCTTTCTAACAAGGTGTTTATTCATTGCAATTTCATTACAATAGAGAGCAAATAAAGCACAATAATCCTAGACTAGGGGAAAAGGCTAAAATAAGCAGAACAAAAAGAGACACAAAAGAGTGATTGCTGCAACCTAGGAAGCAATCCAACATGCATCACACTCAAATATGGAGGTACCTAATTGAgataatactaagatgtaaaaAGGAACTTGGAGCGGGTCCATCTTGATCTGTAGAGTTTCCTCTTCAAAAAATCGCCTTCTATTAACTAATTCATAATGGTCCGATGAAATTGCCAACCATCATGGCACCCAAATTCGCAGCCATCAAAACACACAACCAGCCAGGGTCGTGCATTGCATACTGTGGAGAAATCGTTTCTTTTATTGACTAACAGAGTACCTCCAACACCAAGCCAGCGCAAACCACGGTAAGAAGACTTGTGCATAACTAGCATTATCAGATCACCAGACAGACTTCGACAGTTAAAAAGATCAAGTCTTTGCAGTAGACTACCCTTGTAATTTGGTCTATCCACCAACCTCTTCACTGCAGCATCAGTCACATGAAAGCAGTACCTTAGACATAAATCAGTTAATGCTTTAGCAGCAGATGCAATGGTAAATATAGCTGCACCAGTTATTCCGGGAATGTGACCGACATCCAACAATGATAACGTCTTGCAAATTTTCCCCTCAGCACGAAATAAACGCTCAATTCCCTTGTCAGTTACTCTCTTACAGCCTCTGATGCACAGCTGTGTAATGGGTAAGTTTCCAATACCAAGCAAAGCAAGACCCATATCAGTGATATCAGCTTCTGCTAAGTTTAGTTTTGTGAGTGTAGTAACACTTGATATGTAGAAGAGACAGGGGTCTGCAATGCTTTTGCACCCACTTGTGTCAAGTACCTCCAACTTACTAAATGAGGACAAATCCTCCAAAGCTTCACTAGTTAGAAGCCTGCACGATAACAACCTTAATTCAATTAAGGACCTTGCAACTCCTATCATATTATGAAACGCCAAGTCTGATAATAAAGGCGAAGTCAACACTTCAAATTTCTTCAGATCCCGGCATGAGTACAGAACTGACGAAAACCCAGCTTCAGTAACCTTTGCGAACCCACCAAGTTTCACTGATTCCAACCTTCGACAACCCTCAGAAAGAAGGAACATGCCCATATTGTCCACTCTCTTAAATGAAGTGGGACAATTCATACTACTTCGAACAATTGCGAGGGTAATTAGGAGCTTGCAGAACTGCAGAGACTGTAGTCCAATGTTGGTCAAGTCCAGTAGCGGTGGATCCATAAAAGGTCTGTCTTCAAGATCCAGCTCTACCAAAAGAGGAAGAGAATACACAACTGTCATGAGAAGATTATCTGATATAACGTCCAAGACAAGAGATAAGCTTTGCAAGTTGAACCAAGGGATATCCCTGATCTTATCTAACCAATGGACAAATTCCTGTCCCTCCGTTTGCTgtaacttcaatttttttaaactctTGGGCAGAAATAGTTCAAGAGGTCGTAGATCAAATATATCAAAGTAGTTCCCTCGGATTTTTATGGATAGCGACTGCAGGAAAGGAAAAGTTCATAAAATAGACACTCTAAAGGAATAACTCTCTGTTTTAAGAGTAATAAGGTTGAAGATGCACTAGGAacaattgaagaagaaagagaggaGAAGTATGTGAAAGATGAGAATACTTTACCTCTAACAAGGACAACTTTTGGAGCATTTCTGTAAGTTCCTTTTTGAAAACTTGTGGTGCTTCACACCCGGCAAATTCAATAAGCAGGGACCTGAttcagaaaaaggaaaagaggaaAGAAGAAAACATACATTGGAAACAAATCCAGGGATAAATGACAGAGTATGAAAGCAACATATTGTTGGTGTAACCACAATTGACTTAATTATCTGGACTGTTCCATCTTCTGAAAGTGGACATATAGAGTGAAATTAAAGAATGCCAAGCACAAAAGCTAACGCAGTTGACAGTTTTCTATACCCAAACAGCCTAAAGAAATTCAGATACCATCAAGGGTCaacaaagaaaaaattcaaattcagcAGATAGATGAATTGGTTCACAAATTAACAAATCTGCTTCAGATATATCggggaaaaaaatacaaatcagCTTCAGCAAGTTAAAATGTAATGGCTCAAGGGAACTATGAGAACTAAATAAAATTCATTTATGCAGAGAGAATTTCAGGATAATAACAGTCTGAAAATCCATCAATGGAGGCGATTGACGCCTTCTAAGCCCTGATAAAATGATTGCAACCACTTGTAAAGCTCTTAACATCAAAGATGTGAAACCATAAACCAATGAAGCATTTCATAATAAAAACCAATATATATCAATTGTTGAAAGTAGCAAAAATGAAGTTTGACATGGGAGAATACCTTAAGTTGGGGCATCTTTCTCCAATTGCACTAAGAATGTGGTAAGACAGAGAGGAACATTTGAGCAAACTCAAGTCTTCAATATGTTCACCAAGAATATTGAAAATGGAGGTGTCATTCTTCATTTGGAGGCAATCAATAGTTAAACTCTTGGCTCGTTGGACCGTACACACGACATGTTTTAGAGTCTCTTCATCCAGATAAAATCCCTGTAAATCAAAGATACTAGTATTAAAACTTCATCCCAGAAGTAGAAATTGCATTAGCGAAACTAAAGATGGTCAAATGAACAGTCAATTACACATCAATCccaatctatacacattctccaTATGCATTTTACTCTattcaataatcataagattCATCAGAAATAGGTCAATCCAAATCAACCAGCAATTAACTCAAAATAATTCTCGCTGCCAAAGCAATCTTAAGATactcaatcaatcaatcaactacatCTCAATCCTAAATTAAATGATCTCCTGTACATAAGTCCTGGAGTTCTAATCCACTCTATTCACACTCATTTCATTTCGTAATAATCAATCAAGTATACAAATCTAACAAAAGATTTAGATAATCGAGGTACAGCATATTTCACTTAACATCAAATCGATAGAATTgaattgaaattattatttttgttaactGTGGTGTCTAAGCTAGCTTGCATGCACTCAACTAATTTCATGCAATACCTGTCACCTCCGAACAGCAACAGCATACAAGTAACTCTATACACGAAATCACCTATTGTTTTTGTTAATTTGCTAAATTAACTCCTTTTTATCTACTACATCAATAAAATTAGGGCATTCAATTAGGAAAATAAAATTGACGTACGGAAAGATCGAGAGACGATAGAGAAGGGAGAAGTTGTGCGACGGCGGAATTGAAAGTCGGAGAGACACAAGCGGCGGTGCAAAGAGATCCCAAATCCAATTTTTCCAATATACGACTTATTATATGGTCTGGAAATTTATCCATTGACGGCTCAAAATCGCCATTGGagcttcctcctcctcctccatcTCCGGTATGGTGTTCCTTGGAAGCTCCGGCCATGGATGAAACATATACCAAAACCTAATTCCTCAATTTCCTGCCATTTTTCCAgcaaaaaaaataccaaaaaatcGATCAATTCATAATTTGCATTTGCTGAAAACAATTCATAAATTTCCCCATTTTCCATGGcgaatcaacaacaacattataCACAGCGTAATTTGACAAGTGAAATCGAAAACGTATAGTGCGCATACAATTTTTAACATACCTTGATTCAAGTAAATCATATAATACTAAAAAATAGTATAAGAAAAAATACAGTAAATCAGTAAAAATTAgtgtagaaaaaaataatactagtaGTAATAAATACCACTATGaataatctatatataatataaagttaaattTAGATAAAGTGATGTGACACTTCTCTAAGGCattcatatttatctttttcccttttttgacatttttttctattttttcttattttttaattaaagaattaatcatatttattttctccGTCACTTTAGCTTGTGAATTATAACAAGAAAGGAGAATatgaagacaaaaaaaaaatcattctcaagtctttcttttcatttttatgtatttggttgtgttttcttaattttagaatatatttatttatatatttgttatcCTCCTCCTAGCTAgtatatatatgatcaaaaaaATCTTCACGACAATCATACTAAGGTGCTGAATCAcagacaaaataaaataaaataaacatataaaGCAATGGAGCCATCATAGTATTTTTTAATTCATCTTAAACGAATGATGACAATTTGATTATTTACCCATTTGAGTGGTGATATTTTTAATGTATCATTTTGTGTGGTTGGTCGAAAAGTCAATTTTCGTCTAACactaatttaataattataaagTGTAGCGATTATAATATTTGTTAGATCTCAagagattatgattttgaattgttaGAACTctcaattttcatttttattttgtagaTGTGTTGTATAGTTTAAATTTCTTTCCCCTTtttgatataattatttttgaattggtataatgaaatagaaatattataaatatcatacactcgatttttatttttattttacagaTGTGTTGTATAGTTtaaatttcttttccttttttgatataattatttttgaattggtATATTGGAAtagaaatattataaatatcacACATAGTGCAATATCATATTAACAATTGTATATTTCTCTTGTGTTTTATGTtagtataattaaataatttatttttttggcccTCTGACCTTTTTTCCCGTGAATAGCTTGATTTATGTGCGTCTTAATCATGGCCACTAATCGACCGATCACAATGGTCAGCGGCATTCATTCAGTTGTCCTGTTCAGATGGATGAGACAGTTTCCACTTGAAGCATGCTTCAAGTCTAGCTTTGAGACATTTACTGCAACCGGAACCTTCATTCCTTATTGTTGCAATTCCATGCTAGCAAGTTAGTTTCATGTCGACTTGCAGAACAATCACATCAATATACACGAACTAAACTAAAGGCTCTGGAACATAGTATACGCCTTATTcataattatgtttttaaaaaatctttaagTAGTAGCATATGAGGAGGACTTTGATATAAATTTAGGAAACAAAACATGGTGGTGGATCTACTTGCAAAGGAAGGCCTAGAAGAAAATTTTTTGAagcataataaaaaattatttttgctaGAGATTTTTTTGCTTTGGCTTGTAATAGAATTATAGCTACACCTACTGACAACAAAATGAGAGTAAGGCTTTCTCCACGAGAGAATAGATTGACTACTTGGAGAGGGGGCCTTTGCTGCACTAGTGTGCCACAGAAGTCATGGGTGATCATTGGTCCGATGCCGCTAATGTAGCAGCTTGTCGAGCATTTGACAAACTCACACCATCCATTTCAAATAGCTAGTTGCTTCTTTGCCATGCGCTTTGCTTCGCTTTATTTTTTAGAAGGAAGAGACCAAATGAGAGTGAAAGGATGCATGGGATGAAGTTGCCACCGTGAACTAAGGCACTTCCCGAATAGATTCTTTTCTCTTCCCCGGACAGCGAACAAAGGATTTCAGGGCTGGGATCACGAACGGAAATCTAAATAGAAAAGAAGGCTAAGGTCGAGACAACACTACTTTTTTAGTTCTCACGATCCAATTTTTATTATGAagcataatttatataattatcttATTTCAACCAAAAAAATTCTGATgatcaattttatatttatttttctcgtaGAGAAAATTTGTTTATTCTTTTATGTATgtaagattttatttttgtaactATTCTTTTCTTGgttgaaatttatttataattttatttttttcctttttattacaTTATGAATGTAAGaggatatatttatttatttatttatttatttatttattttttttggggggggggccCTTTCGCAAATAatcactcaaaaatatcttaatcaTCCTCCATAATTTGCAAATTACAATTCATAGCTATGGTTATAGCAACGTTTGTGTAATTcgcacaacatttgtataattcgctatacaattcgcagtttttgtataacgtttgtatatttcactgtACAGTTCATgcaaaatatttgtataattcgctataaaatttataatgtttgtatatttcgctatacaatttgatTCGCGCACAAAGTTTGTATCAAtcgtgcgaattatacaaaactcaactgtataatCGTGTCGttcgcgcgaattatacaaaacacAAATTGTAATTACAGTTAAATATTTGTCTcgagccataattaatttaaattctagttatattagttaattaattagtatatatttgcttatctGCGtaattttcccctttttttgtATGTCTTAActacataaatataaaaatctgtctatatattatttaattgtgATTTATGCAGCCATGTAACACATCTTTTGCAGTCAAatcatttatcttttttattattattatttaatgtcctctcttatttttttggttcaaatttatttttacaaaaaaaatttaatgcaTAATAATTAATGTATTTAATGTCTAATAAACATTATTCATAACTCCTATTTGtttcattttcataaattttaaaaatatttatttaatgtgTAAAAGACTATAGTAAACATATGTAATAATAAAGCCACAATGTAAAAgttcaaaagtcttttttataACAAATCCGTGTATGCATAGAGGATCGTACTCGTACAAAAGatatagaaaattaaaacaaaaaataatattttcaacttAATACAGTAgattattatttcaaaatataacctctaattatttcatttacttCACCACTCATAtattctaatattttattttattgtgtaCGTATGAAAGATTTGTacgttaaaataaataaataaataatttattttacatattaaagaaaaatgaatGAACTATCATATCCAGAATGAAGACAAAGatctatattatattttctGTCACTaatctaaatataaatattacataatatttcatttaaattaagaaattatatatatatatatatgcggaTAGCTTTACTAGTTTAATATTAATAGTAAACATTTAGATTTGACTTCTGATTAATGAACACTTGATGAATTATACTTGTGGTAGATGGGAACATTTAAAAACAGTTTAATAGAGAAAAATCATTGTATGAAATTTAAAGCTACTCACAAGTACTTTGAGTTCACTTTattatgtgtttttattaaagGGGAAATTTGAAGATTATTTTTCGTTGGATCAACATCGCCATGTTTTTCCTTATTCAGCAGTACAATCATAACATATTAATGTAATTTTATAGATATATATTCATGTGCAAATCAATATAGATTGTTTAAACTCAGATCTGTTAAAACGAATAACCTAATCAAATGTATCTCCGAGATTCATTAAGTTCATCCAACTACAAATTAgtaacaaataacaaaaaaagattaaaagaaaattcaacatatTAGAAGAGATAACAACAACACAAAAACATACTCTGTATAACTTCACAAGTAAAACGTGAAAAGTTAAGATATATGTAGATTTTATATCTACCTTTGTGGAGCGGAGAGATTATTTCAGAagaattttatatttcaatctACAAAATAATACCTCGTATATATAGGCGTTACTTCAAGAACTAATTAACATGTTAGATTACAAAGGGGGTCATTCACATGAGTGCCCTTCTTTTAAATGATCTTCGATTTTTGTCCTTCAAATTAATGGTCTTATATGAGTTTTTAGAGAATGATTTAGTTAGTCACTTTAGAAACTCACCTCCACAttaaaaaagtttcaaaaataaataagttgGTGTAATAGTGCATTTTCTTGGTTATATTCcctaaaagaataaaaaaatatactattttATACATCCTTATGCTGAATACACTATTTAGCATGAGCATTTAAATTTGTTAAATCATATATTACGAAAAGAAATGAAGTAGTGGTgagaaaattaaatttgaagaTGCGCAACTCTTCAACCCATTGGGCTCGGGTTACATCATTTCAATCCTTTTATTACCCAATTGCTTAGGATGGGTTCAGCCCATTTTAACCCATCTCTATTATTAGTTTGTAACTCAATCTGTTTAATCTTGGACGAGTTATATATTCTTGGGCTGAATTTATCACTTCTAAGATGTAATAATGTTGCAAAAAATCCAGGCCCAACTAATTTCCAGAATTGAAGTCCAaattattgctattattttaGTTTCAGAACTACTCATGTGCGAAAAACTGTAATCGTGACAACTATAATGAACATGAATCTCATTCACATGTCTAAACGATGAACAAACATTTAAATGTGAGAGCATAGGATCACTCAATGAATGAACTAGCTCAAAGGAGTGAGGGGTCAAGATTCATGAACCATGCTTTCAGAGAAGTGATGGTCTAAATGTTATctgaaatataaaaataattgtctAAATTATGCGATGATAAACCGAATAGTATTCGTATCAGAAAGTCCAATTGAATAGTTGTTTCACCCAATTATTTACGTGTCAGCTAATAATTTTTCATTCTTATTTGGTAGGGTATAAGAAGTCAAgagcaaaaaaaatatatatatataaagtaaaagtcACGAGTTAGTTGGTTATTTAGACCAAAGattagaaagagaaaaaaaagagtagaGAAAAAGAGGGATAGTTATAGTCTAATTTccatattcatattactttaagAGTTAACAGTGAATTAAAGGCAATAATGTGTTGGCCACCACTAtacttgtctttttcttttaacCCCAATTATGATCTTCCTTAAATATTACTTCATCCGTCCAActttacttatttattatattatgttgaGGTGTCCAATAATTCTTGTCTAGTTATCCAGTTTATAAAATCAAtgaataatttatcattttatgtCTATTTTATCATTGATATCCATATAATTGAGAGTTTTTGTTAGACATTTCTAAAGGTAAATTGATTACATAAAACGTATATTCTCTTTTAATTAGACACAATAACTTCAATTGGATCATAGTACAACTTATTAAAGCTAATGCACATAATTATCCTATTAAATTTTCTAAAGAGTACAATAATCCAACTAACTTCAATATTCACTAAAAATTGGACACGTGTACAGTCTAATTTGgattttagaaagaaaatttaaaagtaTAATTTGGAGCCTTTTGAAAACTAAATGGTCGGAAAGTCAAATGTTTGGCAAAAATGGGCCCACAGCCACTCGTGCACGACTGCCGTGATGCTTATTGGGCCCAGGCCCTTCATTTTTCAAGGAATTAGGTGGCCCTATTGTACTTACGGGCCTACTTCCCCAAAATTGGGATTTATGGGCCCATTTAcccaattaattatttaattaaaattaatttcctCCCATTAAAATGGTTTTTTTTTGTCTCGATTTCAACTAATTCAAATACGAATCACACAAGGTTCATCAAATATAAAAGCACGTCCGAGTGTAATTTTTTCATCTCCTTTTcatgactcaaactcaatataTTAAATGAACAATAGAGAGATCTTCCTGATCCATACTATAATCTTTTATGattgatttttttcattttcataataaattcaaatcatCTAGTAAAGGATGGAGCGACTTTATTCATTTTACCATGATTCTTGATGATTGATATCATCTCATACAACCCATTGCAATATTCGAATTTTTTCATTCTCATGACTCGAATTTAAAATACCTAATTAAATGTTGATGGTTGATTTAAAATGGTTAGTGAAACTCTTCCTTTATAAATTTCCAATTTATTAGATGAATTTTGTTCTATTTGATGGAGCATCATTTATCCGATAAATATAATCTTTGTTTCTCTCCTTACTAGTATTGTTTTTCTTTCGGCTAGTACAAGACTTAAAGCCTATACTAGGATAATGGATACATTTTATTTGGATACATTTTAATAAGTACTCCATTTCAATTCAAATGTCTTACTTTTTTTATCGATCCTAAAAGAatgttgttttttaaaaaaaatatatatatttagtaagttttttaattttaatatgcaaatttaagattataaaatttaaaggactacacatatttttaatttaaaatcatataattcaaaaaaaaatgttttttttaaaaattcatgtccaattaaattaaaatacttttaaattaaAACAAACTAGGGAATATAAGTATAAAAAAGACGGTCAAAAAATCAGCCAGGTTTCTTTGCGAGGATTCCGGTGTGTCATAGTGCAACAAATTATATTCAATTAATACTActactatattttttaaaaactttctttttatattgtttaATTAATAATCACACCAAACAGATTGCCTCAAGAATTTCCCCAATGTGGGAGTAATCTTAGGATTGGGAAGCGAGATGAAAGAAGCAGTGGATAATCTGCTTCTTTGGAATGCTATCAAATAttgttgagttttttttatttaatgacAGTAGGTTTTGAGTCAGTTTGGACGTACATAGATTAATTTAATTATGTAGcgattacttttttttatattaatttatatgataGTGTTTGAATTTTGAGAGTCATACAAAAAATTATCGTGATTGATTGTTCTAATTTGTAGTACTTTTTATGTGATTTTTaaacatgtaaaaaaaataaattaaaaaaccTTATGTCCAAATagacaatcaaaataaagaagttTGACTCTCGAAATTCAAATtacatcatataaattgagacaaaggaaatattttttatcggGTACAAGTTTCGAGTAACTTTGGTCACCAAGATTTATACTCTTTGCTGATATTCGAACATGAAACCTTTTATTGTCGCTAGTGTTTCAATCAATTTGTGTGTATCTCGATTAATTCACTAAAGAATATGCTACTTTCTAGTAACATAAATACATAGTAATTTTGTCCAttaaaacttgaacaaatagaaaaaaaatcacataaCATATTTTTGACTTTgctaaatttcaaatttcaaaaatatcataattctcttttattttagtGATAACTAGACCACATAGTTAAAAaaagacataatacataaataagcCCTTTAACTTGGCCTCATTTCATATTTATGCTCTTCAATTTTGGatatgcacaagtagacacttaaacttgtataaaattgaacaagtagacacacatgTCCTACGTGGCACAATACACGTAAGACGCCACGTAAGACACAAAATTTTCATGTAggacgaatgtgtctatttgttcaaattttggatagttaaagtgtctaTTTATACATTAGTAAAATTAGATATCATAATTGTTAGCTAAAGCCAATTTAAtagtcatatttatgtattatgccttaaAAACAGTAGTTGTTGAGTCTGTATAGAGTGATATTGACAATTTTTGGCATTATGTAATGAGGGGAATCGAATCTAGTAATAACAAAGGGCAAAAGGAGGAGTATAAGACAGGAGAATTGGATTCAACTTTGTGGTCCTTTATTTTCACTCGTGTGGTGGGCATATACACTGACAAAACTGTTCCCTCAACCACAATTGATAATTTGGACACTCTCTAGATTTTAAATTcctcaaaaaaaacaaaaaaaatattctccatatgatatataatttgaaatatgGTATAATTATTTTGTGCAAGATGAGCGTGTACGACGCACAAGTAGTATTCATTGAGGTTAAAATGAGATGATATGGCTTGAAATGGTTCGATCATGTCTT
Protein-coding sequences here:
- the LOC129891692 gene encoding F-box protein At-B is translated as MAGASKEHHTGDGGGGGSSNGDFEPSMDKFPDHIISRILEKLDLGSLCTAACVSPTFNSAVAQLLPSLSSLDLSGFYLDEETLKHVVCTVQRAKSLTIDCLQMKNDTSIFNILGEHIEDLSLLKCSSLSYHILSAIGERCPNLRSLLIEFAGCEAPQVFKKELTEMLQKLSLLESLSIKIRGNYFDIFDLRPLELFLPKSLKKLKLQQTEGQEFVHWLDKIRDIPWFNLQSLSLVLDVISDNLLMTVVYSLPLLVELDLEDRPFMDPPLLDLTNIGLQSLQFCKLLITLAIVRSSMNCPTSFKRVDNMGMFLLSEGCRRLESVKLGGFAKVTEAGFSSVLYSCRDLKKFEVLTSPLLSDLAFHNMIGVARSLIELRLLSCRLLTSEALEDLSSFSKLEVLDTSGCKSIADPCLFYISSVTTLTKLNLAEADITDMGLALLGIGNLPITQLCIRGCKRVTDKGIERLFRAEGKICKTLSLLDVGHIPGITGAAIFTIASAAKALTDLCLRYCFHVTDAAVKRLVDRPNYKGSLLQRLDLFNCRSLSGDLIMLVMHKSSYRGLRWLGVGGTLLVNKRNDFSTVCNARPWLVVCFDGCEFGCHDGWQFHRTIMN